Proteins encoded in a region of the Homo sapiens chromosome 9, GRCh38.p14 Primary Assembly genome:
- the LINGO2 gene encoding leucine-rich repeat and immunoglobulin-like domain-containing nogo receptor-interacting protein 2 isoform X1, producing MLHTAISCWQPFLGLAVVLIFMGSTIGCPARCECSAQNKSVSCHRRRLIAIPEGIPIETKILDLSKNRLKSVNPEEFISYPLLEEIDLSDNIIANVEPGAFNNLFNLRSLRLKGNRLKLVPLGVFTGLSNLTKLDISENKIVILLDYMFQDLHNLKSLEVGDNDLVYISHRAFSGLLSLEQLTLEKCNLTAVPTEALSHLRSLISLHLKHLNINNMPVYAFKRLFHLKHLEIDYWPLLDMMPANSLYGLNLTSLSVTNTNLSTVPFLAFKHLVYLTHLNLSYNPISTIEAGMFSDLIRLQELHIVGAQLRTIEPHSFQGLRFLRVLNVSQNLLETLEENVFSSPRALEVLSINNNPLACDCRLLWILQRQPTLQFGGQQPMCAGPDTIRERSFKDFHSTALSFYFTCKKPKIREKKLQHLLVDEGQTVQLECSADGDPQPVISWVTPRRRFITTKSNGRATVLGDGTLEIRFAQDQDSGMYVCIASNAAGNDTFTASLTVKGFASDRFLYANRTPMYMTDSNDTISNGTNANTFSLDLKTILVSTAMGCFTFLGVVLFCFLLLFVWSRGKGKHKNSIDLEYVPRKNNGAVVEGEVAGPRRFNMKMI from the coding sequence ATGCTTCACACGGCCATATCATGCTGGCAGCCATTCCTGGGTCTGGCTGTGGTGTTAATCTTCATGGGATCCACCATTGGCTGCCCCGCTCGCTGTGAGTGCTCTGCCCAGAACAAATCTGTTAGCTGTCACAGAAGGCGATTGATCGCCATCCCAGAGGGCATTCCCATCGAAACCAAAATCTTGGACCTCAGTAAAAACAGGCTAAAAAGCGTCAACCCTGAAGAATTCATATCATATCCTCTGCTGGAAGAGATAGACTTGAGTGACAACATCATTGCCAATGTGGAACCAGGAGCATTCAACAATCTCTTTAACCTGCGTTCCCTCCGCCTAAAAGGCAATCGTCTAAAGCTGGTCCCTTTGGGAGTATTCACGGGGCTGTCCAATCTCACTAAGCTTGACATTAGTGAGAATAAGATTGTCATTTTACTAGACTACATGTTCCAAGATCTACATAACCTGAAGTCTCTAGAAGTGGGGGACAATGATTTGGTTTATATATCACACAGGGCATTCAGTGGGCTTCTTAGCTTGGAGCAGCTCACCCTGGAGAAATGCAACTTAACAGCAGTACCAACAGAAGCCCTCTCCCACCTCCGCAGCCTCATCAGCCTGCATCTGAAGCATCTCAATATCAACAATATGCCTGTGTATGCCTTTAAAAGATTGTTCCACCTGAAACACCTAGAGATTGACTATTGGCCTTTACTGGATATGATGCCTGCCAATAGCCTCTACGGTCTCAACCTCACATCCCTTTCAGTCACCAACACCAATCTGTCTACTGTACCCTTCCTTGCCTTTAAACACCTGGTATACCTGACTCACCTTAACCTCTCCTACAATCCCATCAGCACTATTGAAGCAGGCATGTTCTCTGACCTGATCCGCCTTCAGGAGCTTCATATAGTGGGGGCCCAGCTTCGCACCATTGAGCCTCACTCCTTCCAAGGGCTCCGCTTCCTACGCGTGCTCAATGTGTCTCAGAACCTGCTGGAAACTTTGGAAGAGAATGTCTTCTCCTCCCCTAGGGCTCTGGAGGTCTTGAGCATTAACAACAACCCTCTGGCCTGTGACTGCCGCCTTCTCTGGATCTTGCAGCGACAGCCCACCCTGCAGTTTGGTGGCCAGCAACCTATGTGTGCTGGCCCAGACACCATCCGTGAGAGGTCTTTCAAGGATTTCCATAGCACTgccctttctttttactttacctGCAAAAAACCCAAAATCCGTGAAAAGAAGTTGCAGCATCTGCTAGTAGATGAAGGGCAGACAGTCCAGCTAGAATGCAGTGCAGATGGAGACCCGCAGCCTGTGATTTCCTGGGTGACACCCCGAAGGCGTTTCATCACCACCAAGTCCAATGGAAGAGCCACCGTGTTGGGTGATGGCACCTTGGAAATCCGCTTTGCCCAGGATCAAGACAGCGGGATGTATGTTTGCATCGCTAGCAATGCTGCTGGGAATGATACCTTCACAGCCTCCTTAACTGTGAAAGGATTCGCTTCAGATCGTTTTCTTTATGCGAACAGGACCCCTATGTACATGACCGACTCCAATGACACCATTTCCAATGGCACCAATGCCAATACTTTTTCCCTGGACCTTAAAACAATACTGGTGTCTACAGCTATGGGCTGCTTCACATTCCTGGgagtggttttattttgttttcttctcctttttgtgTGGAGCCGAGGGAAAGGCAAGCACAAAAACAGCATTGACCTTGAGTATGTGCCCAGAAAAAACAATGGTGCTGTTGTGGAAGGGGAGGTAGCTGGACCCAGGAGGTTCAACATGAAAATGATTTGA